The following coding sequences are from one Rhipicephalus microplus isolate Deutch F79 chromosome 3, USDA_Rmic, whole genome shotgun sequence window:
- the LOC142803302 gene encoding neprilysin-1-like, protein MLHRPFLYLYGPNALNYGGLGTTIGHEFMHAFDVRNTIPSFWHTESIKHEYTDRAICLRRSHKSVLSLSLQEDILNDTTDSENLADFVGAKVAYAAYSSLPRNFKSGTIAGLNVSSEQLFFVSRCLKFCAQLIRSTERYAPYHSRCIVPLMNMPEFSSAYGCPAGTPMNPRNKCKFW, encoded by the exons ATGTTGCATCGTCCATTCTTATATCTGTACGGACCAAACGCATTGAACTATGGTGGCCTTGGAACG ACAATCGGTCACGAATTTATGCACGCATTTGACGTACGGAACACGATTCCTTCTTTCTGGCACACGGAGAGCATCAAACATGAATACACTGATAGGGCGATCTGCTTGCGGAGGTCCCATAAATCAGTG CTCTCGTTAAGCCTTCAGGAAGACATTTTGAACGACACGACAGATTCTGAGAACCTGGCTGACTTCGTGGGGGCCAAGGTCGCCTATGCTGCCTACTCTTCGTTGCCCCGAAACTTCAAGAGTGGAACAATTGCTGGCCTTAACGTGTCATCGGAGCAGCTCTTCTTTGTCAGCCGTTGTTTGAAATTCTGCGCCCAGCTCATCAGATCAACCGAGCGCTACGCCCCATACCACTCAAGATGCATTGTGCCCCTAATGAACATGCCAGAGTTCTCCAGTGCATATGGCTGCCCAGCAGGAACACCAATGAATCCGCGGAACAAATGCAAATTTTGGTAG